CGATGTGCAGATAGAAGCTGAGGGTGGCGGAGCAGCCGGACGGGATGCTCACCGACTGGGACAGGGTGTCGGTGGTGGCGGTTCCGTAACCGTCCAGCCAGGCCTTGTAGGAGCCGGTGCGGGCCGCCTCGCTGGAGGAGCTGGTGATGACGCCGCTGCTGGCCGTCCAGGTGGTGTTGCCGGACTCGAAGCCCGGGTTGCCGAGCAGTTGGGCGGCGGTGCAGGTGCCGCCGCCTCCCCCGCCGCCCCCTCCGGTGCTGCCGTCGCCGGACAGCCACGCGGTGGCGTTGAGGGCGAGGGCGGCGTTGGTGGCGCCGGTGTCGTTCCAGCCGTCGTAGAGCGTGTTGCCGGACTGGCCGGTGCCGTCGTCGATGGGTGAGCTGTCGCCCCAGAAGGCGACACGGCCGCTGCCGAAGGTGCTGGTCGCGAAGAACGCGCCGGTGTTGCCGGAGTAACCGCTGCGGTACACGAGGCCCTTGACGTTCGCGTTGTCGGCGGGCTTGAGGGTGGCCGTCGTGCCGTCGGCGATCAGGCTCTTGGTGACCGTGCCGAAGGCGCCGTTGAGGACCTCGTTGGTGCTGTCGCTGATCGCGGCGGGGTAGCCGGAGCTGATGTCGAGGGTGTCGATGGAGAAGCCGAACGGGTCGGTCGAGTCGACGCTGTTGTTCGTCATCAGGTCGTTGAGGATCTCGACCGCGTCCTCGCCGTCACTGTTGCGGTCGGCGCCGGTGTGGTCCGAGATCATGAACAGGCCGCCGCCGTTCTGGACGAACGTCATGATCGCGGTCTTCTCGGCCGTCGTGAACAGCGTGTTGGGCTCGGGCAGGACCAGCGTGTCGAAGTTCGACAGGTCGGTCGTCGACGAACCGCCGTACGTCAGCGCGCTGGTGGCGGTCTTCAGGCTGTAGTCGCCGGTCTTCTGCAGGGCGACACCCCAGGACGAGAGCGCCCCGGTCCAGTCGGTCTCGGCGGACGGGGAGGAGTCCTGGGACAGCGGGTCGGGCTTGCTGGTGGAGATGATCCAGTCCGCGTTGCCCGCCTCCTCGGCGTGGCCGTCGTCGAACAGGACGCGGTTCGTGGTGGCCGCGTGCGCGGGCGTGGCCGTGGTGGTGACCTGGAGGGCGGCCCCTGTGACGAACAGCCCCAGGCCGGCGAGGGCGGTGGTGAGTCTGCGGCGGGATCTTCTGGATCCAAGCATCCGG
This window of the Streptomyces sp. N50 genome carries:
- a CDS encoding hydrolase, with amino-acid sequence MLGSRRSRRRLTTALAGLGLFVTGAALQVTTTATPAHAATTNRVLFDDGHAEEAGNADWIISTSKPDPLSQDSSPSAETDWTGALSSWGVALQKTGDYSLKTATSALTYGGSSTTDLSNFDTLVLPEPNTLFTTAEKTAIMTFVQNGGGLFMISDHTGADRNSDGEDAVEILNDLMTNNSVDSTDPFGFSIDTLDISSGYPAAISDSTNEVLNGAFGTVTKSLIADGTTATLKPADNANVKGLVYRSGYSGNTGAFFATSTFGSGRVAFWGDSSPIDDGTGQSGNTLYDGWNDTGATNAALALNATAWLSGDGSTGGGGGGGGGTCTAAQLLGNPGFESGNTTWTASSGVITSSSSEAARTGSYKAWLDGYGTATTDTLSQSVSIPSGCSATLSFYLHIDTAETTTSTAYDKLTVTAGSTTLATYSNLNAASGYVLKSFDVSSLAGTTATIKFTGVEGSTLQTSFVIDDTALNVS